In Micromonospora sp. LH3U1, one genomic interval encodes:
- a CDS encoding dipeptidase, with the protein MSEPEVRAAIEREMPGVRADLERLVRIPGIAFEGFDHSHVERSAEAVAELLRGCGLDVDIVRSGGQPAVIGRRAAPPGAPTVLLYAHHDVQPVGDRSLWESDPFEPVERDGRLYARGAADDKAGIMAHVAALRAYGDALPVGVVLFIEGEEEYGSDSLEQLLIEHRDEIASDVIVIADSGNWDIGVPALTTSLRGIVNCFVEVRTLDHAVHSGMFGGAVPDALTALVRLLATLHDDAGDVAVDGLVGREGAVVDYPEDRVRAEAGLADGVQFIGTGRITDRLWTKPALAVLGIDAPSTGEAPNALVPAAKAKLSVRLAPGDDPKRAYAAVRAHLERHAPWGAQVTVSFEHDGDPCVIDASGPMFDAARSAFRAAWDGTDPVDIGVGGSIPFIATFQEMFPKAAILVTGVEDPHARAHGPNESLHLGEFARVCLAEALLLGKVAAVGI; encoded by the coding sequence ATGTCCGAGCCCGAGGTGCGGGCTGCCATCGAGCGGGAGATGCCCGGCGTACGAGCCGACCTGGAGCGCCTCGTCCGCATCCCCGGCATCGCCTTCGAGGGCTTCGACCACTCGCACGTGGAACGCTCCGCCGAGGCGGTCGCCGAGCTGCTGCGCGGCTGTGGCCTGGACGTCGACATCGTGCGTTCCGGCGGCCAGCCTGCGGTGATCGGCCGTCGGGCCGCCCCGCCCGGTGCGCCCACCGTGCTGCTCTACGCCCACCACGATGTCCAGCCGGTCGGCGACCGGTCGCTGTGGGAGTCCGACCCGTTCGAGCCGGTGGAGCGGGACGGCCGGCTCTACGCGCGGGGCGCGGCCGACGACAAGGCCGGCATCATGGCGCACGTCGCGGCGCTGCGCGCGTACGGTGACGCGCTGCCGGTCGGCGTGGTCCTCTTCATCGAGGGCGAGGAGGAGTACGGCTCGGACTCGCTGGAGCAGCTGCTGATCGAGCACCGCGACGAGATCGCCTCGGACGTCATCGTGATCGCCGACTCCGGCAACTGGGACATCGGCGTGCCGGCACTGACCACCTCGCTGCGCGGCATCGTCAACTGCTTCGTGGAGGTGCGCACGCTGGACCACGCGGTGCACAGCGGAATGTTCGGCGGTGCCGTGCCGGACGCGCTCACCGCGCTGGTCCGGCTGCTGGCGACCCTGCACGACGACGCCGGTGACGTGGCCGTGGACGGGCTGGTGGGCCGTGAGGGCGCCGTCGTCGACTACCCGGAGGACCGGGTCCGGGCCGAGGCTGGGCTGGCCGATGGCGTGCAGTTCATCGGCACCGGCCGGATCACCGACCGGCTCTGGACCAAGCCCGCCCTGGCGGTCCTCGGCATCGACGCGCCGTCGACCGGCGAGGCGCCGAACGCCCTGGTCCCGGCCGCGAAGGCGAAGCTCAGCGTCCGCCTCGCTCCGGGCGACGACCCCAAGCGGGCGTACGCGGCGGTGCGCGCGCACCTGGAGAGGCACGCGCCGTGGGGCGCCCAGGTGACGGTCAGCTTCGAGCACGACGGTGACCCGTGCGTGATCGACGCGTCGGGGCCGATGTTCGACGCCGCCCGTTCGGCCTTCCGGGCCGCCTGGGACGGCACCGACCCGGTGGACATCGGCGTCGGCGGCTCGATCCCGTTCATCGCCACCTTCCAGGAGATGTTCCCGAAGGCGGCGATCCTGGTGACCGGCGTGGAGGACCCGCACGCCCGTGCGCATGGCCCGAACGAGAGTCTGCACCTGGGGGAGTTTGCCCGGGTCTGCCTCGCCGAGGCGCTGCTGCTGGGCAAGGTGGCGGCAGTGGGCATTTAG